A genomic segment from Hippoglossus stenolepis isolate QCI-W04-F060 chromosome 3, HSTE1.2, whole genome shotgun sequence encodes:
- the LOC118104460 gene encoding calcium-binding and coiled-coil domain-containing protein 1-like → MDKQSTVVFRNVGQLYFPQSRVECHYSLTSDHQWSSSDWIGIFEVGWSSLKQYFTYSWALVPEGYTEGTDVNWCALFQAYYLPRPGDMEFQFVYVDKSGEVCGSSRPFNFCSPKPLEEMETLTEERGEEEDGEEREEDLLLVIPKAELLQSRLEECLKNQAGLQQALDATKKETHEEKENSKTLQVEWEKEREEMKEEISVLRDDLRQNCDKLKKMEGKHKDARYSQENLTSELTKLVTDKSETEQRIRDLEEDVKAQTERKNEANMEVERLKERLKKMSSQMKHNEEKRKTLQVDSEAGLVEVRGLQERLDVGDHVTESLRRELRELATRQAHTHTDLHQARLQVAQLTLQLSEENLVLREEQANWALEREASKHVAEADKNKWQDLSCEMERKEEWLQEERMEREKVEIELGRERDCNRVLLGDAGRELQELRASLRRVHTKREEEQLEKQDLVSYIHQLEQRLGIVPENKSNEEIPTSVSPVTEEKKVPSPASPRKVHSPIFLLTHLGQSHRAEIYAETHNQSNDNTPASDTQGVEMLQEIQADERKQLILPELTNPVLSDLADSPVW, encoded by the exons ATGGATAAACAATCCACAGTGGTGTTTCGTAATGTGGGGCAACTGTACTTCCCCCAATCCAGAGTGGAGTGCCACTACAGCCTGACCTCTGACcatcagtggagcagcagcgaCTGGATTGGCATTTTTGAG GTGGGCTGGTCTTCATTGAAACAGTATTTCACATACTCATGGGCCCTTGTTCCTGAGGGATACACGGAGGGAACCGATGTAAACTGGTGTGCACTTTTCCAAG CATATTACCTGCCCCGCCCCGGTGACATGGAGTTTCAGTTTGTGTACGTGGACAAATCAGGAGAGGTGTGTGGCTCTAGTCGACCCTTCAACTTCTGTTCTCCCAAACcgctggaggagatggagactcTGACAGAGGAAcgaggcgaggaggaggacggagaggagagagaggaggacctGCTCCTGGTCATCCCCAAGGCCGAGCTGCTGCAG AGTCGACTGGAGGAATGCTTGAAAAACCAGGCCGGTTTACAGCAGGCTCTGGATGCCACGAAAAAGGAGACgcatgaggagaaagagaacagTAAAACATTACAGGTGGAGtgggagaaggaaagagaagaaatgaagGAGGAGATCTCAGTGCTGAGAGACGACCTGCGACAGAACTGTGACAAGttgaagaagatggagggaaaacACAAG GATGCAAGGTACAGTCAAGAAAACCTGACGTCTGAACTGACCAAACTTGTGACTGACAAGTCTGAGACTGAACAGCGAATCAGAGACCTGGAGGAAGACGTCAAAGCTCAGACTGAGAGGAAGAATGAGGCCAACATGGAAGTGGAAAG GCTGAAGGAGAGACTGAAGAAAATGTCCAGTCAAATGAAGCACaatgaggaaaagagaaaaaccctGCAG GTGGACAGCGAGGCCGGCCTGGTGGAGGTGCGAGGGCTCCAGGAGCGTCTGGATGTTGGCGACCATGTAACCGAGAGCCTGCGCCGGGAGCTGAGGGAGCTGGCCACACGTCAGGCCCACACCCACACCGACCTGCACCAAGCCCGGCTGCAGGTGGCCCAGCTCACCCTGCAGCTGTCGGAGGAGAACCTGGTCCTCAGGGAGGAGCAAGCCAACTGGGCCCTGGAGAGAGAGGCCTCCAAACATGTAGCAGAG gcagataaaaataaatggcaAGACCTGAGTTgtgagatggagaggaaggaggaatggctccaggaggagaggatggagagggagaaagtaGAAATCGAGCtcgggagggagagagattgcAATCGA GTGCTGCTGGGCGATGCAGGTCGAGAGCTCCAGGAGTTGAGGGCCAGTCTGAGGAGGGTccacacaaagagagaggaggagcagcttgAGAAACAG GACCTGGTGAGCTACATCCACCAGTTAGAGCAGAGGTTGGGGATTGttccagaaaataaatcaaatgaagaAATTCCCACATCTGTCT CTCCTGTCACTGAGGAGAAGAAAGTTCCATCCCCAGCTTCCCCCAGAAAAGTGCATTCACCTATATTCCTGCTCACTCACCTGGGACAGTCCCACAGAGCTGAGATCTACGCTGAGACACACAACCAGAGCAACGACAACACACCGGCCTCTGACACACAG GGTGTGGAGATGCTGCAGGAGATTCAAGCTGATGAACGGAAGCAACTGATCCTACCTGAACTCACCAACCCCGTCCtgag tgaCCTGGCCGACTCCCCCGTGTGGTAA
- the smug1 gene encoding single-strand-selective monofunctional uracil-DNA glycosylase 1: MSADSPAAQCSADRGCKDGDQPLALCQREGGFKPVPGVTTTPSPSSSSSSSRFLQVELELNTHLRRLTFSEPVRYIYNPLEYAWDTHRCYVEKFCQPGQTVLFLGMNPGPFGMAQTGVPFGEVKTVVEWLKIEGEVGRPHDEHPKRRITGLACTQREVSGARFWGLFRKLCGEPGLFFRHCFVHNLCPLIFISASGKNLTPPELPAAEREALLALCDIALCQVVEALGVSMVIGIGRVAEQRARRALSAAGVNVRVEGIMHPSPRNPLANKGWEDVAKAKLAELGVLSLLNDT; the protein is encoded by the exons ATGTCCGCTGACAGCCCCGCGGCGCAGTGTTCGGCTGATCGCGGCTGTAAAGATGGAGACCAGCCGCTGGCTTTGTGTCAACGTGAAGGGGGATTTAAACCGGTGCCGGGGGTCACCAcgaccccctccccctcctcctcgtcctcctcctccaggttcctgcaggtggagctggagctgaacaCCCACCTCCGCCGGCTGACCTTCAGCGAGCCGGTCCGGTACATCTACAACCCGCTGGAGTACGCCTGGGACACGCACCGCTGCTACGTGGAGAAGTTCTGTCAGCCCGGGCAGACGGTCCTGTTCCTGGGCATGAACCCGGGACCCTTCGGCATGGCGCAGACTGGG GTCCCCTTCGGTGAAGTGAAGACAGTGGTTGAATGGCTGAAGATCGAAGGCGAGGTTGGTCGTCCTCATGACGAGCATCCGAAGCGACGGATCACGGGTCTTGCCTGTACCCAGAGGGAAGTGAGCGGTGCACGTTTCTGGGGCTTATTCAGAAAGCTGTGCGGTGAACCTGGGCTCTTCTTTCGTCACTGCTTTGTGCACAACCTTTGCCCGCTGATTTTCATAAGCGCCAGCGGGAAGAATCTGACTCCCCCCGAGCTTCCTGCAGCTGAGCGGGAGGCCCTCCTCGCCCTGTGTGACATAGCACTGTGCCAGGTGGTGGAGGCGCTGGGTGTCTCCATGGTGATCGGGATTGGAAGGGTAGCAGAGCAGCGGGCGCGGcgagctctctctgctgccGGTGTCAATGTGCGAGTAGAGGGCATCATGCATCCGTCACCTAGGAACCCACTAGCTAATAAGGGCTGGGAGGATGTAGCCAAAGCCAAACTGGCAGAACTGGGTGTGTTATCGCTGCTGAACGACACATAA